From the genome of Eucalyptus grandis isolate ANBG69807.140 chromosome 2, ASM1654582v1, whole genome shotgun sequence, one region includes:
- the LOC104418639 gene encoding LOW QUALITY PROTEIN: protein KINESIN LIGHT CHAIN-RELATED 3 (The sequence of the model RefSeq protein was modified relative to this genomic sequence to represent the inferred CDS: inserted 1 base in 1 codon; deleted 2 bases in 1 codon) yields MPGIVMDGTNGEEIVSEVDNGNAAPFKESPVDNRSPKSPASQQSHQSHQSHQSARHEVPVDGVVDTSIEKLYANVYEMQSSDHSPSRQSFESEGDESRIDSELRHLVGGEMREVEIMEEDEVEKPEDDSHSDATSKKDSPSSSKKSGKLEKARSPSTKSVSSGKSKKASHSRMELEATSRPSPKTKSPSEKPPIDRRNDKNAKKSNANVTSAKKLKSISSGPKVQNGTSNSPESGLGNPDLGPFLLKQARDLVSSGDNPQKALELALRAAKSFELCANGKPSLELVMCLHVTAAIYCSLGQYSEAIPVLERAIEIPDVEEGQDHAXAKFAGHMQLGDTYAMLGQLENSIRCYTTGLEVQKQVLGERDPRVGETYRYLAEAHVQALQFDEAQQFCQMALDFHHENGSPASLEEAADRRLMGLICETKGDHEAALEHLVLASMAMVANGQEVEVASVDISIGDAYLSLSRYDEAVFAYQKALTVFKTAKGENHPSVACVFVRLAELYNKTGKFREAKSYCENALRIYEKPAHGIPPEEFATGLTDVSAIYESMNELEEAIKLLEKALKIYNDAPGQQSTVAGIEAQMGVMYYMLGNYSDSYASFNNAITKLRASGERKSAFFGIALNQMGLACVQRYAINEAAELFEEAKNILEEEYGPYHPDTLGVYSNLAGTYDAIGRLDDAIKILEYVVEMREEKLGTANPDVDDEKRRLAELLKEAGKVRSRKGRSLENLLDANIQTVNSNGIKV; encoded by the exons GGAAACGCCGCACCTTTTAAGGAAAGTCCAGTCGATAATAGATCACCTAAGAGCCCTGCCAGTCAGCAGAGCCATCAAAGCCATCAAAGTCATCAAAGTGCTCGTCATGAGGTCCCCGTTGATGGAGTGGTGGACACCTCCATTGAGAAGCTTTATGCAAACGTGTATGAAATGCAGAGTTCTGATCATTCTCCTTCTAGACAGAGCTTTGAGTCTGAGGGTGATGAGTCCAGGATTGATTCTGAGTTGCGCCATCTTGTTGGTGGTGAAATGAGGGAGGTGGAGATAATGGAAGAGGATGAGGTTGAGAAACCCGAGGATGACAGTCACAGTGATGCTACTTCCAAGAAGGATAGTCCATCTTCTAGTAAGAAGTCAGGGAAGCTTGAGAAGGCCCGATCCCCCAGTACGAAATCTGTTTCTTCTGGAAAATCAAAGAAAGCTTCTCATTCTCGGATGGAATTGGAAGCGACATCGAGACCATCTCCTAAGACCAAGAGTCCTTCTGAAAAACCTCCTATTGATAGAAGGAATGACAAGAATGCAAAAAAGTCAAATGCAAATGTCACCTCTGCGAAGAAGCTAAAA TCTATCTCCAGTGGGCCGAAGGTACAGAATGGAACTTCAAATTCACCTGAATCTGGATTGGGTAATCCTGATTTAGGGCCATTTTTGTTGAAGCAAGCAAGGGATTTGGTATCTTCAGGGGATAACCCTCAGAAAGCTCTTGAGTTGGCACTCCGAGCAGCAAAGTCATTTGAATTATGTGCAAATGGCAAACCCAGCTTAGAGCTGGTTATGTGTTTACATGTTACTGCCGCAATATACTGCAGCTTAGGCCAGTACAGTGAGGCAATTCCTGTTCTTGAGCGGGCAATTGAGATACCTGATGTTGAGGAAGGTCAAGACCATG CTGCAAAGTTTGCAGGCCACATGCAGTTGGGTGATACCTATGCAATGTTGGGCCAGCTTGAGAATTCAATAAGGTGCTATACCACAGGGTTGGAGGTTCAGAAACAGGTACTGGGTGAAAGGGATCCTAGAGTTGGTGAGACGTATCGGTATCTGGCCGAAGCTCATGTTCAAGCATTGCAGTTTGATGAGGCTCAGCAGTTTTGTCAGATGGCCCTTGACTTTCATCACGAGAATGGTTCACCTGCTTCTCTTGAGGAAGCAGCAGATCGGAGGCTTATGGGCCTTATATGTGAAACCAAGGGGGATCATGAAGCTGCTCTTGAACATCTGGTTTTAGCTAGCATGGCCATGGTCGCAAATGGccaggaggtggaggtggctTCTGTTGATATCAGTATCGGTGACGCATATTTGTCTCTGTCTAGATATGATGAGGCTGTGTTTGCTTATCAGAAAGCTCTGACAGTTTTCAAGACCGCCAAAGGAGAGAACCATCCTTCTGTAGCTTGTGTGTTTGTCCGTCTGGCTGAGTTGTATAACAAGACGGGGAAGTTTAGAGAAGCAAAGTCATACTGTGAAAATGCTTTAAGAATTTATGAGAAGCCTGCGCATGGGATACCTCCTGAGGAATTTGCTACTGGTCTAACTGATGTATCTGCCATATATGAGTCAATGAACGAATTGGAGGAAGCAATTAAATTGCTTGAGAAGGCACTTAAGATATATAATGATGCCCCGGGCCAGCAAAGCACAGTAGCTGGGATTGAAGCCCAGATGGGGGTCATGTATTACATGCTGGGGAACTATTCTGATTCATACGCATCATTTAACAATGCCATAACTAAACTTCGTGCAAGCGGGGAGAGGAAGTCTGCCTTTTTTGGTATTGCTCTTAATCAAATGGGGCTAGCTTGTGTGCAGCGTTATGCAATAAATGAGGCTGCTGAATTGTTCGAAGAAGCCAAGAACATTTTAGAAGAAGAATACGGGCCTTATCATCCTGATACCCTTGGTGTGTATAGCAATCTGGCAGGCACTTATGATGCTATCGGCAG GTTGGATGACGCAATAAAGATCCTGGAGTATGTTGTAGAGATGAGAGAAGAAAAGCTTGGGACAGCGAACCCTGATGTGGATGATGAGAAGAGGAGGTTGGCTGAGTTACTGAAAGAAGCAGGCAAGGTTCGGAGCAGAAAAGGCAGGTCCTTGGAGAACCTCCTCGATGCTAACATTCAGACTGTAAATAGCAATGGCATTAAGGTATGA
- the LOC104418660 gene encoding putative exosome complex component rrp40 has protein sequence MENKPSSFVDRPVVPGDVVLDLSKMSNQTIKIGGGLRQESDFITVMKAGKLRFSKPNKYWVESSQKRYMPCVEDTVLGIVVDTKAENFLVDIKGPALAFLPVLAFEGGTRRNIPKFEQGTLLYARVAKANPGTNPELSCTDASGKAAEFGPLKDGYSFECSTGLSRMLLSSPTCPVLEEFGKKLSFEIAAGLNGRVWVNAASPSTTIVVSNAIMKSESLSGVQQRIMVRKLLDRIQ, from the exons ATGGAGAATAAGCCATCGAGTTTTGTTGATCGCCCAGTT GTACCGGGAGACGTGGTTCTTGATCTGTCGAAAATGTCTAATCAGACTATAAAGATTGGCGGCGGCCTTCGTcag GAATCTGATTTTATTACAGTCATGAAGGCTGGGAAACTAAGGTTCtcgaaaccaaataaatactgGGTCGAAAGCTCTCAAAAGAGG TATATGCCTTGTGTGGAAGACACTGTCCTTGGAATCGTGGTCGACACTAAAGCAGAG AACTTCCTTGTTGACATCAAAGGACCAGCATTGGCCTTTTTGCCTGTACTTGCCTTTGAAGGAGGAACTAGAAGAAACATACCAAAGTTTGAG CAAGGGACTTTGCTTTATGCTCGGGTTGCGAAAGCAAATCCCGGTACTAATCCAGAGCTGTCATGTACAGATG CAAGCGGGAAAGCAGCAGAATTCGGACCCCTCAAAGATGGTTACTCGTTTGAGTGTTCAACTGGTCTATCAAGGAT GCTGCTAAGTTCGCCAACCTGTCCAGTTCTCGAGGAATTTGGCAAGAAGTTATCTTTCGAGATAGCAGCTGGCTTGAATGGCCGGGTCTGG GTAAATGCGGCATCTCCATCTACCACAATTGTTGTTTCTAATGCGATTATGAAGTCGGAGTCCTTAAGTGGGGTGCAGCAGAGAATTATGGTTCGGAAGCTGCTCGATAGAATTCAATGA
- the LOC104418676 gene encoding transcription factor WER-like (The RefSeq protein has 2 substitutions compared to this genomic sequence): MKGEKKEHRKGLWTAEEDRLLADYVRVHGKGKWNRIPQMTGLKRCGKSCRLRWMNYLSPSVKRGDFSEEEDDLIIRLHNLLGNRWSLIAGRVPGRTDNQVKNHWNTHLSKRLGFKKGKGRADDHRPRTHLKKEKENHAMVLGSSLEPPSSDHLEETARKIMGDDKSSRGALVECDSSQQLATPSNEFQNPFWFFNSDLNLYSPDFTDGLGEYALDLVSDGL, translated from the exons ATGAAGGGAGAGAAGAAGGAACACAGAAAAGGGCTGTGGACAGCAGAGGAGGACAGGCTTCTGGCGGACTACGTGAGGGTGCATGGCAAGGGGAAGTGGAATCGCATTCCCCAGATGACAG GCCTGAAAAGATGTGGCAAGAGCTGCAGGTTGAGGTGGATGAATTACCTGAGCCCGAGCGTGAAGCGAGGTGATTTCtcggaggaagaagacgacctCATCATCAGACTCCACAATCTTCTTGGAaacag ATGGTCGCTTATTGCGGGGCGAGTTCCTGGGAGAACCGATAATCAAGTGAAGAACCATTGGAACACTCATTTGAGCAAGAGGCTCGGGTTCAAAAAAGGCAAGGGCAGGGCTGATGATCATCGTCCGAGAACCCACCtcaaaaaggagaaggagaatcATGCCATGGTGCTGGGCTCGAGCTTGGAGCCACCCTCCAGCGACCACTTAGAAGAAACTGCTCGGAAAATCACAGGGGATGACAAGTCGTCTCGGGGAGCACTGGTCGAATGTGATTCCTCACAGCAATTGGCTACTCCGAGCAATGAGTTCCAGAACCCCTTTTGGTTCTTTAACAGTGATTTGAATCTTTATAGTCCCGATTTCACAGACAGATTGGGCGAGTACGCTCTAGATCTTGTATCGGATGGCTTGTAa